Proteins encoded together in one Marinithermus hydrothermalis DSM 14884 window:
- the rpmE gene encoding 50S ribosomal protein L31, with product MKEKIHPKLVPARIICGCGNVIETFSTRPEIHVEVCSSCHPFYTGQQRFVDTEGRVERFQRRFGDSYKKGLKKKQA from the coding sequence ATGAAGGAGAAGATTCACCCGAAGCTGGTGCCTGCCCGCATCATCTGCGGTTGTGGAAACGTGATCGAGACCTTCTCGACCCGGCCTGAGATTCACGTGGAGGTGTGCAGCTCCTGCCACCCCTTCTACACCGGGCAGCAGCGCTTTGTGGATACTGAAGGGCGTGTGGAGCGCTTCCAGCGCCGGTTCGGCGATTCCTACAAGAAAGGCCTCAAGAAGAAACAGGCCTAA
- a CDS encoding thymidine kinase has protein sequence MPYLPWYPGWLEAIVGPMFSGKSEELIRRVKRALIAGQRVQVFKPRLDDRYHASDVVSHDGTRVEAVAVADSRELRARLQDPLPQVVAVDEVQFFDAGLVELVMELTEQGVRVIVAGLDLDFRGEPFGIIPELLARAEWVEKLSAVCPRCGRAATRTQRLINGQPARYDDPVILVGAHEVYEPRCRGCHTVVRENVPQQSS, from the coding sequence ATGCCGTACCTGCCCTGGTATCCGGGGTGGCTGGAAGCCATCGTAGGCCCTATGTTCTCCGGGAAGTCCGAGGAGTTGATCCGCCGGGTCAAGCGCGCATTGATCGCCGGCCAGCGGGTCCAGGTCTTCAAGCCCCGTTTGGATGACCGGTACCACGCTTCGGACGTGGTTAGTCACGACGGCACACGGGTCGAGGCGGTGGCCGTCGCGGACTCGAGGGAACTCCGCGCACGCCTCCAGGACCCCCTGCCCCAGGTTGTGGCGGTGGACGAGGTCCAGTTTTTTGATGCGGGGCTGGTGGAATTGGTGATGGAGTTGACCGAGCAGGGGGTTCGGGTGATCGTGGCCGGACTGGACCTGGATTTCCGGGGGGAGCCCTTTGGCATCATCCCTGAGCTGTTGGCGCGCGCGGAATGGGTGGAGAAGCTCAGCGCGGTTTGTCCTCGCTGCGGGCGGGCCGCGACCCGCACGCAACGACTCATTAACGGGCAGCCCGCCCGTTACGACGATCCCGTCATCCTGGTGGGCGCGCACGAGGTGTACGAGCCCCGCTGCCGTGGGTGCCACACCGTGGTGCGGGAGAACGTACCGCAACAGTCTTCCTGA